Proteins from a single region of Manis javanica isolate MJ-LG chromosome 5, MJ_LKY, whole genome shotgun sequence:
- the MYH7B gene encoding myosin-7B isoform X3, translated as MMDVSELGESARYLRQGYQELMKVHTVSWDGKKRVWIPDEQDAYVEAEVRSEATGGRVNVETKDQKVLMVREAELQPMNPPRFDLLEDLAMMTHLNEATVLHNLRQRYARWMIYTYSGLFCVTINPYKWLPIYTASVVAAYKGKRRSEAPPHIYSVADNAYNDMLRNRENQSMLITGESGAGKTVNTKRVIQYFAIVAALGDGPGKKAQFLATKTGGTLEDQIIEANPAMEAFGNAKTLRNDNSSRFGKFIRIHFGPSGKLASADIDSYLLEKSRVIFQLPGERGYHVYYQILSGKKPELQDMLLLSMNPYDYHFCSQGVITVDNMDDREELMATDHAMDILGFSTDEKYACYKIVGALLHFGNMKFKQKQREEQAEADGTESADKAAYLMGVSSGDLLKGLLHPRVRVGNEYVTKGQSVEQVVFAVGALAKATYDRLFRWLVSRINQTLDTKLPRQFFIGVLDIAGFEIFEFNSFEQLCINFTNEKLQQFFNQHMFVLEQEEYKREGIDWVFIDFGLDLQPCIDLIEKPLGILSILEEECMFPKASDASFRAKLYDNHAGKSPNFQQPRPDKKRKYQAHFEVVHYAGVVPYSIVGWLEKNKDPLNETVVPIFQKSQNKLLATLYENYAGSCSTEPPKSGVKEKRKKAASFQTVSQLHKENLNKLMTNLRATQPHFVRCIVPNENKTPGVMDAFLVLHQLRCNGVLEGIRICRQGFPNRLLYTDFRQRYRILNPSAIPDDTFMDSRKATEKLLGALDIDHVQYQFGHTKVFFKAGLLGILEELRDQRLAKVLTLLQARSRGRLMRLEYQRMLGGRDALFTIQWNIRAFNAVKNWSWMKLFFKMKPLLRSAQAEEELAALRAELRGLRGALAAAEAKRQELEETHVSVTQEKNDLALQLQAEQDNLADAEERCHLLIKSKVQLEAKVKELSERLEDEEEVNADLAARRRKLEDECTELKKDIDDLELTLAKAEKEKQATENKVKNLTEEMAVLDESVARLTKEKKALQEAHQQALGDLQAEEDRVGALAKAKLRLEQQVEDLECSLEQEKKLRMDTERAKRKLEGDLKLTQESVTDAAQDKQQLEEKLKKKDSELSQLNLRVEDEQLLGAQLQKKIKELQARAEELEEELEAERAARARVEKQRAEAARELEELSERLEEAGGATAGQREGCRKREAELGRLRRELEEAALRHEATVAALRRKQAEGAAELGEQVDSLQRVRQKLEKEKSELRMEVDDLGASVETLARGKASSEKLCRAYEDQLSEAKIKVEELQRQLADASTQRGRLQTESGELSRLLEEKESLISQLSRGKASATQSLEELRRQLEEESKAKSALAHAVQALRHDCDLLREQHEEEAEAQAELQRLLSKANAEVAQWRSKYEADAIQRTEELEEAKKKLALRLQEAEEGVEAAHAKCSSLEKAKLRLQTESEDVTLELERATSAAAALDKKQRHLERALEERRRQEEEMQRELEAAQREARSLGTELFRLRHSHEEALEVLETLKRENKNLQEEISDLTDQVSLSGKSIQELEKAKKALEGEKSETQAALEEAEGALELEETKTLRIQLELSQVKAEVDRKLAEKDEECTNLRRNHQRAVESLQSSLDAETRARNEALRLKKKMEGDLNELELQLGHAARQAMEAQAATRLLQAQLKEEQAGRDEEQRLGAELREQAQALERRAALLAAELEELRAALEQGERSRRLAEQELLEATERLNLLHSQNTGLLNQKKKLEVDLAQLSGEVEEAAQERREAEEKAKKAITDAAMMAEELKKEQDTSAHLERMKKTLEQTVRELQARLEEAEQAALRGGKKQVQKLEAKVRELEAELDAEQKKHTEALKGVRKHERRVKELAYQAEEDRKNLARMQDLVDKLQSKVKSYKRQFEEAEQQANTNLAKYRKAQHELDDAEERADMAETQANKLRARTRDALGPKHKE; from the exons ATGATGGATGTGAGTGAACTTGGGGAGTCTGCACGCTATCTCCGCCAGGGCTACCAGGAGCTGATGAAGGTGCACACTGTCTCCTGGGATG GGAAGAAGCGTGTCTGGATACCTGATGAACAGGATGCCTATGTGGAGGCAGAGGTCAGATCGGAGGCTACGGGGGGCAGAGTCAACGTGGAGACCAAAGACCAGAAG GTGTTGATGGTACGGGAAGCCGAGCTGCAGCCCATGAACCCACCCCGCTTTGACTTGCTGGAGGACTTGGCCATGATGACACACCTCAATGAGGCCACAGTGCTGCATAACCTGCGCCAGCGCTATGCTCGTTGGATGATCTAT ACATACTCGGGCCTCTTCTGTGTCACCATCAACCCCTACAAATGGCTCCCCATCTACACAGCTTCCGTGGTTGCTGCTTACAAGGGAAAGCGCCGCTCGGAGGCCCCACCCCATATATATTCCGTAGCAGATAACGCCTACAATGACATGCTGCGCA ACCGAGAGAACCAATCCATGCTTATCAC TGGAGAGTCGGGGGCCGGTAAGACGGTTAACACCAAGCGGGTCATTCAGTACTTTGCCATCGTCGCTGCCCTGGGAGACGGGCCGGGCAAGAAGGCC cAATTTTTGGCCACAAAGACAGGG GGCACCCTCGAGGATCAAATCATCGAGGCGAACCCTGCCATGGAGGCTTTTGGCAATGCCAAGACCCTGCGGAATGACAACTCTTCCCGCTTT GGCAAGTTCATCCGCATCCACTTTGGCCCCTCTGGGAAGCTGGCATCTGCGGATATTGACAGCT ATCTCCTAGAGAAGTCACGAGTGATCTTCCAGCTGCCTGGTGAGCGTGGCTACCACGTCTACTACCAGATCCTCTCCGGGAAGAAGCCAGAGCTGCAGG ACATGCTGCTTCTGTCTATGAACCCCTACGACTACCACTTCTGCAGCCAGGGTGTCATCACCGTGGACAACATGGACGACAGGGAGGAGCTCATGGCCACAGAT CATGCCATGGACATCCTGGGCTTCAGCACGGATGAGAAATATGCCTGCTATAAGATTGTGGGTGCCCTCTTGCACTTCGGCAACATGAAGTTCAAGCAGAAGCAGCGAGAGGAGCAGGCTGAGGCTGATGGCACTGAGA GTGCTGACAAGGCTGCCTACCTGATGGGGGTCAGCAGTGGGGACCTCCTTAAAGGCCTTCTGCACCCCCGAGTACGTGTGGGGAATGAGTATGTGACCAAGGGCCAGAGTGTGGAGCAG GTGGTATTTGCTGTGGGGGCTCTGGCCAAAGCCACCTATGACCGGCTGTTCCGGTGGCTGGTGTCACGGATCAACCAGACCCTGGACACCAAGCTGCCCCGTCAGTTCTTTATTGGGGTCCTGGACATCGCTGGTTTTGAGATCTTTGAG TTTAACAGCTTCGAACAGCTGTGTATCAACTTCACCAATGAGAAGCTGCAGCAGTTCTTCAACCAGCACATGTTTGTGCTGGAGCAGGAGGAGTACAAACGGGAAGGCATCGACTGGGTCTTTATCGACTTCGGCCTAGACCTGCAGCCCTGCATTGATCTCATTGAGAAG CCTTTGGGCATCCTGTCCATCCTGGAGGAGGAGTGCATGTTCCCCAAGGCCTCAGATGCCAGCTTCCGGGCCAAGCTCTATGACAATCATGCGGGGAAGTCACCCAATTTCCAGCAGCCACGGCCTGACAAGAAGCGCAAATACCAGGCCCACTTTGAGGTGGTCCACTATGCGGGCGTG GTGCCTTACAGTATCGTGGGCTGGCTGGAGAAAAACAAGGATCCGCTGAATGAGACAGTGGTCCCCATCTTTCAGAAGTCGCAGAACAAGCTCTTGGCCACCCTCTATGAGAACTATGCGGGTTCCTGCTCCA CTGAGCCCCCCAAGTCTGGGGTGAAAGAGAAGCGTAAGAAGGCAGCATCATTCCAGACAGTATCCCAGCTGCACAAG GAGAACCTCAACAAGCTGATGACCAACCTGCGGGCCACACAGCCCCACTTCGTCCGTTGCATTGTCCCCAACGAGAACAAGACCCCAG GGGTCATGGATGCCTTCTTGGTGCTGCACCAGCTGCGCTGCAATGGCGTTCTGGAGGGCATCCGGATCTGCCGCCAAGGGTTCCCCAACAGGCTGCTCTATACAGACTTCCGGCAGCG GTACCGCATCCTGAACCCCAGTGCCATCCCAGATGACACCTTCATGGACAGCAGGAAGGCCACAGAGAAGTTGCTGGGCGCACTGGACATAGACCATGTCCAGTACCAGTTTGGCCACACCAAG GTGTTCTTCAAGGCTGGGCTTCTAGGCATCTTGGAGGAGCTTCGTGACCAGCGTCTGGCCAAGGTTCTGACACTGCTGCAGGCCCGGAGCCGTGGCCGCCTCATGCGCCTCGAGTATCAGCGCATGCTTGGAGGCAG GGATGCCCTATTCACCATCCAGTGGAATATCCGTGCCTTCAATGCCGTCAAGAATTGGTCATGGATGAAGCTCTTTTTCAAGATGAAGCCATTGCTGCGCTCAGCGCAGGCTGAGGAGGAGCTGGCGGCCCTGCGGGCAGAGCTACGGGGCCTGCGAGGGGCGCTGGCCGCTGCTGAGGCCAAgcgccaggagctggaggagacTCATGTCAGTGTCACCCAGGAGAAGAATGACCTGGCCCTGCAGCTGCAGGCA GAGCAGGACAACTTGGCAGATGCCGAGGAGCGCTGCCATTTGCTGATCAAGTCCAAGGTGCAGCTTGAGGCAAAGGTGAAGGAGCTGAGTGAGCGGCTAGAGGATGAGGAGGAAGTGAATGCAGACCTGGCTGCCCGCCGGCGCAAGCTGGAAGATGAGTGCACGGAGCTCAAGAAGGACATCGATGACCTGGAGTTGACGTTGGCCAAGGCTGAGAAGGAGAAGCAAGCCACCGAGAACAAG GTGAAGAACCTGACGGAGGAGATGGCGGTGCTGGATGAGTCAGTGGCCCGGctgaccaaagaaaagaaggcacTGCAGGAGGCCCACCAGCAGGCCCTGGGGGACCTGCAGGCTGAGGAGGACCGTGTGGGTGCACTGGCCAAGGCCAAGCTCCGGCTGGAGCAGCAAGTGGAGGAC CTGGAGTGCTCCCTGGAGCAGGAGAAGAAGCTGCGCATGGACACAGAGCGGGCAAAGCGCAAACTGGAGGGTGACCTGAAGCTGACGCAGGAGTCGGTGACAGATGCTGCCCAGGACAAGCAGCAGCTGGAGGAGAAACTCAAGAA GAAGGACTCGGAGTTGAGTCAGCTGAACCTGCGAGTGGAGGACGAGCAGCTCCTCGGGGCGCAGCTGCAGAAGAAGATCAAGGAGTTGCAG GCTCGGGCTGAGGAGCTGGAAGAGGAGCTGGAGGCGGAGCGGGCTGCCCGCGCCCGTGTGGAGAAGCAGCGGGCGGAGGCCGCCCGGGAGCTGGAGGAGCTGAGCGAGCGGCTGGAGGAGGCGGGCGGCGCCACCGCGGGGCAGCGCGAGGGCTGCCGTAAGCGCGAGGCCGAGCTGGGGCGCCTGCGGCGGGAGCTGGAGGAGGCGGCGCTGCGGCACGAGGCCACCGTGGCCGCCCTGCGACGCAAGCAGGCGGAGGGCGCGGCTGAGCTGGGGGAGCAGGTGGACAGCCTGCAGCGGGTGCGGcagaagctggagaaggaaaaGAGTGAGCTCCGCATGGAGGTGGACGATCTGGGCGCCAGCGTGGAGACGCTGGCCCGGGGCAAG GCCAGTTCAGAGAAGCTGTGCCGGGCCTATGAGGATCAGCTGAGTGAGGCCAAGATCAAGGTGGAAGAGCTGCAGCGGCAGCTGGCAGACGCGAGCACCCAGCGTGGGCGGCTGCAGACTGAGAGTG GGGAGCTGAGCCGCCTGCTCGAGGAGAAGGAGTCTCTGATTAGCCAGCTGAGCCGTGGGAAGGCCTCAGCCACCCAGAGTCTGGAGGAGCTGCGGAGGCAGCTGGAGGAGGAGAGCAAG GCCAAGAGTGCGCTGGCCCATGCTGTGCAAGCTTTGCGGCACGACTGTGACCTCCTGCGGGAACAGCACGAGGAAGAGGCCGAGGCCCAGGCTGAGCTGCAGCGGCTGCTGTCCAAGGCCAATGCCGAGGTGGCCCAGTGGAGGAGCAAGTACGAGGCAGATGCCATCCAGAGGACTGAGGAGCTGGAGGAAGCCAA AAAGAAGCTGGCACTGCggctgcaggaggcagaggagggtgTAGAGGCTGCTCACGCCAAGTGCTCGTCACTGGAGAAGGCCAAGCTGCGGCTGCAGACCGAGTCGGAAGACGTGACCCTGGAGCTGGAGCGGGCGACCTCAGCAGCTGCTGCGCTGGACAAGAAGCAGCGGCACTTGGAGCGGGCCCTGGAGGAGCGGCGACGGCAGGAGGAGGAGATGCAGCGGGAGCTGGAGGCGGCCCAGAGGGAGGCCCGCAGCCTGGGCACTGAGCTCTTCCGGCTGCGGCACAGCCACGAGGAGGCTCTTGAGGTCCTGGAGACACTCAAACGGGAGAACAAGAACCTACAGG AGGAGATCAGTGATCTCACAGACCAGGTCAGCCTCAGTGGCAAGAGCATTCAGGAGCTGGAGAAGGCCAAGAAGGCCCTGGAAGGGGAGAAGAGCGAGACCCAGGCTGCACTGGAGGAGGCTGAG GGAGCCCTGGAGCTGGAGGAGACCAAGACTCTTCGGATCCAGCTGGAGCTCTCCCAGGTCAAGGCTGAAGTGGACCGGAAGCTGGCGGAGAAAGATGAGGAGTGCACGAATCTGAG GCGCAACCACCAGCGGGCAGTGGAGTCCCTGCAGTCCTCCCTGGACGCAGAGACACGGGCCCGCAACGAGGCCCTGAGGCTCAAGAAGAAGATGGAGGGCGACCTCAATGAGCTGGAGCTGCAGCTGGGCCACGCCGCCCGCCAGGCTATGGAGGCACAGGCTGCCACCAGGCTGCTGCAGGCCCAACTGAAGGAGGAGCAGGCGGGGCGGGACGAGGAGCAACGGCTGGGGGCTGAGCTCCGAGAGCAGGCGCAGGCCCTTGAGCGACGGGCTGCACTGCTGGCTGCCGAGCTGGAAGAGCTGCGGGCTGCCTTGGAGCAGGGCGAGCGCAGCCGACGCCTGGCGGAACAGGAGCTGTTGGAGGCCACGGAGCGCCTCAACCTCCTGCATTCGCAG AACACAGGCCTCCTGAACCAGAAAAAGAAGCTAGAGGTGGATTTGGCGCAGCTGagtggggaggtggaggaggcTGCTCAGGAGAGGCGGGAAGCCGAGGAGAAGGCCAAAAAGGCCATCACTGAT GCGGCCATGATGGCTGAGGAGCTGAAAAAGGAGCAGGACACGAGTGCACACCTGGAGCGGATGAAGAAGACACTGGAGCAGACGGTGCGGGAGCTACAGGCACGGCTTGAGGAGGCAGAGCAGGCAGCCCTCCGTGGGGGGAAGAAGCAGGTGCAGAAGCTGGAAGCCAAG GTGAGGGAGCTGGAGGCAGAGCTCGACGCAGAGCAGAAGAAGCACACCGAGGCCCTCAAGGGGGTGCGGAAACATGAGCGCCGCGTCAAGGAACTTGCGTATCAG GCTGAGGAGGACAGGAAGAACCTGGCTCGCATGCAGGATCTGGTGGACAAGCTGCAGAGCAAGGTCAAGAGCTACAAACGCCAATTTGAGGAGGCG GAGCAGCAAGCCAACACTAACCTGGCCAAGTACCGCAAGGCCCAGCATGAGCTGGATGACGCCGAGGAGCGGGCAGACATGGCAGAAACCCAGGCCAACAAGCTGCGGGCACGGACCAGAGACGCCCTGGGCCCcaag CACAAGGAGTGA